From one Gadus morhua chromosome 8, gadMor3.0, whole genome shotgun sequence genomic stretch:
- the egfra gene encoding epidermal growth factor receptor, with translation MIYKLFEFFPRQTYSELRLSIDKLISFRSRSYWGILLQNAYRLVTGRVGDQTLNLSAWCQSTDLTHASLSFLPRFVPEEILKGGVHFANNQLCNMETIQWKDIVNYDNKPSMVLPAASKNKNCQKCHSSCYNGSCWAPGPDHCQILTKLSCAQQCTRRCNGTSPSDCCNDHCAVGCTGPKATDCLACLHFQDDGTCKDSCPGLLTYEPNLQELVPNPNGKYNFGATCVKNCPHNFVVTDHGSCVRTCTGNTYEVDEGGVRKCTKCDGPCPKVCNGLGVGNLERIISINASNIDSFRNCTKINGNIQFIHTSIHGDEFTKTPKMDPAQLNVFKTVREITGFLWIQTWPENMTSLSPFENLEIIRGRTLRMSRSLVIAKVGISHLGLRSLKEISDGDVEISKNPNLCYTLMGHWKRLFKSNKQTAKVEENLATANCAQQNNICDVKCTEEGCWGPGANMCFACRNYSRHGSCVDACNILEGDPREAVVNQTCLKCHSECQALNGTASCSAPGPGNCTKCARLQDGLFCVSRCPQDLPGKDESRIWKYADHRKICQLCHENCTQGCYAPGRNGCLPKRQSGLSIIAAGVVGGLLAVVVASLSVFVLLRRRHIKRKRTTRRILQERELVEPLTPSGEAPNQALLRILKETEFKKIRVLGSGAFGTVYKGLWVPEGEDVKIPVAIKVLREATSPKANKEIMDEAYVMASVDHPHVCRLLGICLTSTAQLVTQLMHYGCLLDYVKENKDHIGSQYLLNWCVQIAKGMNYLEERHLVHRDLAARNVLVKTPQHVKITDFGLAKLLNADEKEYHADGGKVPIKWMALESILNRTYTHQSDVWSYGVTVWELMTFGTKPYDGIPASDIAGVLEKGERLPQPPICTIDVYMIMVKCWMIDADSRPRFRELMSEFSKMARDPSRYLVIQGDDRMHLPSPTEGRLYRSLISGEEMDDAVDADEYLLPQQGFFTSPSTSRTPLLHSLSLNSSIGTCHSRNGFMNGFPGREGSLVLRYIPDPTDKFLDQDFQPAPDYMNQNGVSDVMNPNYQQPGPPRSLLPPISSSDDTETEYLNCFKEGAQGPEYLNEVRPPQAPAPRGHPRMQAPAAVLSPSPKGALCPGQKHRQQNSMDNPDYQQDFTPTFKTHANGHIPLVENTEYLGPD, from the exons ATGATTTATAAGCTCTTTGAGTTTTTTCCAAGGCAAACCTACAGTGAACTCAGACTTTCGATCGATAAACTAATCTCATTCAGAAGCAGGTCCTATTGGGGCATACTGCTCCAGAATGCCTACAGATTGGTAACTGGAAGggttggggatcaaaccctcAACCTCTCCGCTTGGTGTCAGAGCACCGACCTAACCCAcgcttctctctcttttctgccCCGTTTCGTCCCGGAAGAAATCCTCAAGGGAGGCGTGCACTTCGCCAACAACCAGCTGTGCAACATGGAGACGATCCAGTGGAAGGACATCGTGAACTACGACAACAAGCCCAGCATGGTGCTGCCCGCGGCCAGCAAGAACAAGAACT GTCAAAAGTGTCACTCCAGCTGCTATAACGGCTCCTGTTGGGCCCCTGGTCCTGACCACTGTCAGATCC TGACCAAGTTGAGCTGCGCGCAGCAGTGCACCCGGAGGTGCAACGGGACCTCCCCCAGCGACTGCTGCAACGACCACTGCGCTGTGGGCTGCACCGGGCCCAAGGCCACCGACTGTCTG gcTTGCTTGCACTTCCAGGACGACGGGACCTGCAAGGACTCGTGTCCGGGCCTCCTGACCTACGAGCCCAACCTCCAAGAACTGGTGCCCAACCCCAACGGGAAGTACAACTTTGGGGCCACCTGTGTCAAGAATTGCCCCC ATAACTTTGTGGTGACTGACCACGGATCGTGCGTGCGCACCTGCACCGGCAACACCTACGAGGTGGACGAGGGAGGGGTCCGGAAGTGCACCAAGTGTGACGGACCTTGTCCGAAAG TGTGCAATGGACTCGGGGTGGGAAATCTTGAACGCATCATCTCCATCAACGCCTCCAACATCGACTCTTTCAGAAACTGCACCAAGATCAATGGCAACATCCAGTTCATCCACACGTCTATTCATGG cgATGAATTCACCAAAACACCCAAAATGGACCCTGCTCAGCTCAATGTGTTCAAAACAGTGAGAGAAATCACCG GGTTTTTATGGATCCAAACGTGGCCAGAGAACATGACATCACTCAGCCCCTTTGAGAACCTGGAGATCATCAGGGGGCGGACCCTGCG GATGAGCCGTAGCCTGGTGATCGCCAAGGTGGGCATCTCTCACCTGGGCCTCCGCTCCCTGAAAGAGATCAGCGACGGAGACGTGGAAATCTCCAAAAACCCGAACCTGTGCTACACCCTCATGGGCCACTGGAAGAGGCTCTTCAAGTCAAACAAGCAGACCGCCAAAGTGGAAGAAAACCTAGCCACAGCCAACTGTG CTCAGCAGAACAACATTTGCGACGTAAAGTGCACGGAGGAGGGCTGCTGGGGCCCGGGGGCCAACATGTGCTTCGCCTGTCGGAACTACAGCCGCCACGGGAGCTGTGTGGACGCCTGCAACATCCtggaggg AGACCCACGGGAAGCTGTTGTCAATCAAACGTGCTTGAAGTGCCACTCTGAATGTCAAGCTCTCAACGGAACTGCGTCCTGCAGTGCTCCA GGTCCTGGGAACTGCACCAAGTGTGCCCGCCTCCAGGACGGCCTGTTCTGCGTGTCCCGTTGTCCCCAGGACTTGCCGGGGAAGGACGAGAGCCGCATCTGGAAGTACGCAGACCACAGGAAGATCTGCCAGCTGTGCCACGAAAACTGTACCCAGGG ATGCTATGCCCCTGGACGGAATGGCTGTCTACCCAAACG ccaatcagggctGTCCATAATCGCAGCCGGCGTGGTCGGAGGCCTCCTGGCCGTGGTGGTCGCGTCGTTGTCCGTCTTTGTGTTGCTACGGCGACGCCACATCAAGAGAAAGCGGACCACGCGGAGAATCctccaggagagagag CTGGTGGAGCCACTGACGCCCAGCGGGGAGGCACCCAACCAGGCCCTGCTGAGGATCCTCAAGGAGACCGAGTTCAAGAAGATCAGGGTGCTGGGCTCCGGGGCCTTCGGCACCGTCTACAAG GGCCTTTGGGTTCCAGAAGGGGAGGACGTGAAGATCCCTGTTGCCATCAAGGTCTTAAGAGAGGCCACATCACCCAAGGCAAACAAGGAGATCATGGAT GAGGCGTACGTGATGGCCAGCGTGGACCACCCCCATGTGTGTCGTCTGCTGGGGATATGCCTGACCTCCACAGCGCAGCTGGTCACTCAGCTCATGCACTACGGCTGCCTGCTGGATTACGTGAAGGAGAACAAGGACCACATCGGCTCACAGTACCTGCTCAACTGGTGTGTTCAGATCGCCAAG GGGATGAACTACCTAGAGGAGCGCCACCTGGTGCATCGAGACCTGGCCGCGCGCAACGTCCTGGTGAAGACGCCGCAGCACGTCAAGATCACCGACTTCGGCCTGGCGAAGCTCCTCAACGCCGACGAGAAGGAGTACCACGCGGACGGCGGGAAG GTCCCTATAAAGTGGATGGCGCTGGAATCCATTCTGAACAGGACCTACACGCATCAGAGTGATGTATGGAGCTACG GTGTGACCGTTTGGGAGCTCATGACGTTCGGGACAAAGCCCTACGACGGCATTCCCGCCAGTGACATCGCTGGGGTCCTGGAGAAAGGAGAGCGGCTACCCCAACCCCCCATTTGCACCATAGACGTCTACATGATCATGGTCAAAT GCTGGATGATTGATGCAGACAGCCGACCGCGTTTCCGGGAACTCATGTCAGAGTTCTCCAAGATGGCACGGGATCCCTCGCGTTACCTTGTCATTCAG GGCGACGACAGAATGCACTTGCCAAGCCCCACGGAAGGCCGCTTATACCGCAGCCTGATCAGCGGCGAGGAGATGGACGACGCGGTGGACGCGGACGAGTACCTGCTGCCCCAGCAGGGCTTCTTCACCAGCCCCAGCACCTCACGCACCCCCCTGCTGCACTCCCTG AGCCTCAACAGCAGCATCGGGACGTGTCACAGTAGAAACGGCTTCATG AATGGCTTCCCCGGCAGAGAGGGCAGCCTGGTCCTACGTTATATCCCTGACCCCACAGACAAGTTCCTGGACCAGGACTTCCAGCCCGCTCCAG ACTACATGAACCAGAACGGCGTGTCGGACGTGATGAACCCCAACTACCAGCAGCCCGGGCCCCCCCGCAGCCTCCtgccccccatctcctcctccgacGACACCGAGACCGAGTACCTCAACTGCTTCAAGGAGGGCGCCCAGGGGCCCGAGTACCTCAACGAGGTccgccccccccaggccccggccccccggggTCATCCCCGCATGCAGGCCCCGGCCGCAGTCCTTTCGCCGAGCCCCAAGGGGGCGCTGTGCCCTGGGCAGAAGCACCGGCAGCAGAACAGCATGGACAACCCCGACTACCAGCAGGACTTCACGCCCACCTTCAAGACCCACGCCAACGGACACATCCCATTGGTCGAGAACACAGAGTACCTGGGCCCGGACTGA
- the mmp16b gene encoding matrix metalloproteinase-16 isoform X1, whose protein sequence is MKNASRSRKRRYALTGQKWQRTHITYSIKNVTPKVGARETHDAIRRAFDVWQGVTPLRFEAVPYSALESGRRDVDITIIFASGFHGDSSPFDGEGGFLAHAYFPGPGIGGDTHFDSDEPWTLGNPNHDGNDLFLVAVHELGHALGLEHSNDPTAIMAPFYQYMDTENFKLPHDDLQGIQKIYGPPDRSPQPTRPPPTASPPRLHHPPSDPRKHERQVRPHRPPQGNKPTNPNAKPNICDGGFNTLAILRQELFVFKDQWFWRVRDNSVVPGYPMQINYFWRGLPSKIDAVYENSEGKFVFFKGNRFWVFKDTTLQPTYPQDISLFGSGMPTQSIETAVWWEDVAKTYFFKGDRYWRYNEDMRTMDPGYPKPIGVWKGIPDSPQGAFVDKANGMSFTYFYKGKEYWKFNNQMLRVEPSYPRSILRDFMGCDGLPADHDWDWSPPMVEERHYDGGGGGGGAGGGGGGGGGGGDVDIVPKLDPASGGTEKAVAIAIPCVLALCMMVLLYTVFQFRRKSTQRHILYCKRSMQEWV, encoded by the exons ATGAAGAACGCCTCGCGCTCCCGGAAGCGGCGCTACGCACTGACGGGCCAGAAGTGGCAGCGCACACACATCACCTACAG CATCAAGAACGTGACGCCCAAGGTGGGCGCCAGGGAGACCCACGACGCCATCCGCCGGGCCTTCGACGTGTGGCAGGGCGTGACGCCGCTGCGCTTCGAGGCCGTGCCCTACAGCGCCCTGGAGAGCGGCCGGCGCGACGTGGACATCACCATCATCTTTGCCTCGGGTTTCCACGGCGACAGCTCGCCCTTCGACGGCGAAGGCGGCTTCCTGGCCCACGCCTACTTCCCCGGCCCCGGGATCGGAGGAGACACGCACTTCGACTCGGATGAACCCTGGACCCTCGGCAACCCCAACCatgatg gtaaCGACCTGTTCCTGGTGGCGGTCCATGAGTTGGGCCATGCTCTGGGCCTGGAACACTCCAACGACCCCACAGCCATCATGGCTCCGTTCTACCAGTACATGGACACAGAGAACTTCAAGCTACCTCACGACGACCTGCAGGGAATACAGAAGATTTACG GTCCGCCCGACCGCTCCCCTCAGCCCACCAGACCCCCGCCGACCGCCTCCCCGCCCCGCCTGCACCACCCGCCCTCCGACCCCCGGAAGCACGAGCGGCAGGTGCggccccaccgccccccccaggGGAACAAGCCCACCAACCCCAACGCCAAGCCCAACATCTGCGACGGGGGCTTCAACACCCTGGCCATCCTCCGCCAGGAGCTGTTTGTGTTCAAG gacCAGTGGTTCTGGCGTGTACGGGACAACTCGGTGGTCCCGGGCTACCCGATGCAGATCAATTACTTCTGGCGAGGCCTGCCTTCCAAGATAGACGCCGTCTACGAGAACAGTGAGGGGAAGTTTGTCTTCTTCAAAG GCAACCGTTTCTGGGTGTTCAAGGACACCACCCTGCAACCCACCTACCCTCAGGACATCTCTCTGTTCGGCAGCGGCATGCCCACGCAGAGCATCGAGACGGCCGTGTGGTGGGAGGACGTGGCCAAGACCTACTTCTTCAAAGGGGACAG ATACTGGAGGTACAATGAAGACATGCGCACCATGGACCCCGGCTACCCCAAACCCATCGGCGTGTGGAAGGGCATCCCGGACTCGCCCCAGGGCGCCTTCGTGGACAAGGCCAATGGTATGA GCTTCACCTACTTCTACAAGGGCAAGGAGTACTGGAAGTTCAACAACCAGATGCTGCGCGTGGAGCCCAGCTACCCGCGCTCCATCCTGCGGGACTTCATGGGCTGCGACGGCCTGCCCGCCGACCACGACTGGGACTGGAGCCCCCCGATGGTGGAGGAGCGCCActacgacggcggcggcgggggcggcggcgcgggtggaggcggtggcggcggcgggggcgggggtgaCGTTGACATCGTCCCCAAGCTGGACCCGGCGTCGGGCGGCACGGAGAAGGCCGTGGCCATCGCCATCCCGTGCGTGCTGGCGCTGTGCATGATGGTGCTGCTCTACACCGTCTTCCAGTTCAGGAGGAAGAGCACGCAGCGCCACATACTGTACTGCAAGCGCTCCATGCAAGAGTGGGTGTGA
- the mmp16b gene encoding matrix metalloproteinase-16 isoform X2: protein MKNASRSRKRRYALTGQKWQRTHITYSIKNVTPKVGARETHDAIRRAFDVWQGVTPLRFEAVPYSALESGRRDVDITIIFASGFHGDSSPFDGEGGFLAHAYFPGPGIGGDTHFDSDEPWTLGNPNHDGNDLFLVAVHELGHALGLEHSNDPTAIMAPFYQYMDTENFKLPHDDLQGIQKIYGPPDRSPQPTRPPPTASPPRLHHPPSDPRKHERQVRPHRPPQGNKPTNPNAKPNICDGGFNTLAILRQELFVFKDQWFWRVRDNSVVPGYPMQINYFWRGLPSKIDAVYENSEGKFVFFKGNRFWVFKDTTLQPTYPQDISLFGSGMPTQSIETAVWWEDVAKTYFFKGDRYWRYNEDMRTMDPGYPKPIGVWKGIPDSPQGAFVDKANGFTYFYKGKEYWKFNNQMLRVEPSYPRSILRDFMGCDGLPADHDWDWSPPMVEERHYDGGGGGGGAGGGGGGGGGGGDVDIVPKLDPASGGTEKAVAIAIPCVLALCMMVLLYTVFQFRRKSTQRHILYCKRSMQEWV from the exons ATGAAGAACGCCTCGCGCTCCCGGAAGCGGCGCTACGCACTGACGGGCCAGAAGTGGCAGCGCACACACATCACCTACAG CATCAAGAACGTGACGCCCAAGGTGGGCGCCAGGGAGACCCACGACGCCATCCGCCGGGCCTTCGACGTGTGGCAGGGCGTGACGCCGCTGCGCTTCGAGGCCGTGCCCTACAGCGCCCTGGAGAGCGGCCGGCGCGACGTGGACATCACCATCATCTTTGCCTCGGGTTTCCACGGCGACAGCTCGCCCTTCGACGGCGAAGGCGGCTTCCTGGCCCACGCCTACTTCCCCGGCCCCGGGATCGGAGGAGACACGCACTTCGACTCGGATGAACCCTGGACCCTCGGCAACCCCAACCatgatg gtaaCGACCTGTTCCTGGTGGCGGTCCATGAGTTGGGCCATGCTCTGGGCCTGGAACACTCCAACGACCCCACAGCCATCATGGCTCCGTTCTACCAGTACATGGACACAGAGAACTTCAAGCTACCTCACGACGACCTGCAGGGAATACAGAAGATTTACG GTCCGCCCGACCGCTCCCCTCAGCCCACCAGACCCCCGCCGACCGCCTCCCCGCCCCGCCTGCACCACCCGCCCTCCGACCCCCGGAAGCACGAGCGGCAGGTGCggccccaccgccccccccaggGGAACAAGCCCACCAACCCCAACGCCAAGCCCAACATCTGCGACGGGGGCTTCAACACCCTGGCCATCCTCCGCCAGGAGCTGTTTGTGTTCAAG gacCAGTGGTTCTGGCGTGTACGGGACAACTCGGTGGTCCCGGGCTACCCGATGCAGATCAATTACTTCTGGCGAGGCCTGCCTTCCAAGATAGACGCCGTCTACGAGAACAGTGAGGGGAAGTTTGTCTTCTTCAAAG GCAACCGTTTCTGGGTGTTCAAGGACACCACCCTGCAACCCACCTACCCTCAGGACATCTCTCTGTTCGGCAGCGGCATGCCCACGCAGAGCATCGAGACGGCCGTGTGGTGGGAGGACGTGGCCAAGACCTACTTCTTCAAAGGGGACAG ATACTGGAGGTACAATGAAGACATGCGCACCATGGACCCCGGCTACCCCAAACCCATCGGCGTGTGGAAGGGCATCCCGGACTCGCCCCAGGGCGCCTTCGTGGACAAGGCCAATG GCTTCACCTACTTCTACAAGGGCAAGGAGTACTGGAAGTTCAACAACCAGATGCTGCGCGTGGAGCCCAGCTACCCGCGCTCCATCCTGCGGGACTTCATGGGCTGCGACGGCCTGCCCGCCGACCACGACTGGGACTGGAGCCCCCCGATGGTGGAGGAGCGCCActacgacggcggcggcgggggcggcggcgcgggtggaggcggtggcggcggcgggggcgggggtgaCGTTGACATCGTCCCCAAGCTGGACCCGGCGTCGGGCGGCACGGAGAAGGCCGTGGCCATCGCCATCCCGTGCGTGCTGGCGCTGTGCATGATGGTGCTGCTCTACACCGTCTTCCAGTTCAGGAGGAAGAGCACGCAGCGCCACATACTGTACTGCAAGCGCTCCATGCAAGAGTGGGTGTGA